The nucleotide window GCGCGGGGCGAGGGGCGCGGCGATCACCCAAAGATTTCGGCGATTCATGGGTCAAAGCTCCCGGGTATCATTCGATCGATTGTGAACTGCTTTCCGCGGCTCCACTCGGGGCGGAAGCTGGACGGCTTCTGATTATACGCCTCGCCGCCGATCATGCGAGCAAACTCCTACGCGCGCAACCCCCTCGCCCCTCGCCCCTCGCCCCTCGCCCCTCGCCCCTCGCCCCTCGCCCCTCGCCCCTCGCCCCTCGCCCCTACATTGCATCTTCCTCCCCTGCATGCTACGACAACACCTATGTCGATCCTGCATGAAATCTTGAACTACAACGGCCAGTTCGTCGCCCGCCGCGAATACGAGCCGTTTCGCACCGACAAGTTTCCCGACAAACGGCTTGTCGTGCTCACCTGCATGGATACCCGGCTGATCGAGTTATTGCCGCGGGCGATGAACCTGCACAACGGCGATGTAAATGTGATCAAAAATGCCGGAGCGATTGTCTCGCATCCGTTTGGCAGCGTGATGCGGAGCCTGCTGGTGGCGGTGTACGAGTTGAAGGCGACGGAAGTGGCCGTGGTGGGGCATTACGGCTGCGGCATGACGGGCCTGAGCTGCACGAAAGTGTTGCAAAAGGCGATCGAGCGGGGGGCATCGCCCGAAATGCTGCAAACGCTCGAACATGCCGGGATCGACCTAAAGACTTGGCTCACCGGTTTCGACGCTCCGGAAGACGGCGTGCGGCGCAGCGTGACAATCATTCGCCAGCATCCACTATTGCCGAAAGACGTGCTGGTACACGGGCTTATGATCTGCCCCGAAACCGGCCGCCTCGACGTGCTCAGCGACGGCTTAGCGGCGAATGCCGGAACCTCGTAGCGGCAAGTTCTTGCAGAATCGCTCCTAGAACGCACCGCATTTGCCGTTTTGCGCCGGCTGCCGCGTCAAATTGATCTTGATCCGAACAGGAATTTGGCAAATAATATTGTGACTGACGAGTCCGTTAACTAAACGATCGCGTTCGAGAAGCCGCTTCAAGGGTTGTAAATGTCTGCCACCGCCAAGAAGGGACCCGGCCGGCCGAAAGACGCGCAGCTTCCCGAGCGCCGCCGCGAGGAAATCCTCGATGCGGCCGCTACGCTGTTCGCCCAGCACGGCTATCGAAACACCGACATGGAATATGTCGCCCAAGCCCTCAGTATTGCCAAAGGCACGATCTACCGCTATTTCGCCAGCAAGGAAGAACTCTTTCTCGCGGCCGCCGACCGCGGCATGCGGCGGGCCGGCGACTTTGTCGACGCCAGCATCGTCGCCGACGCCGATCCGCTGGAGCGCATGGCCCATGCCGTGCGGGCATATCTGACGTTTTTCCGCAATCATCCGCAATTTGTCGAACTGTTGATTCAGGAGCGGGCCGAATTTCGCGACCGGCCGCAACAAACCTATTTCGCCTATCGCGATCGGCGGATGGCCCCGTGGCGCGAGGTGTTCCGAGGGCTGATCGCCCAGGGGCGGATTCGCCAGCTTCCGCCCGAACAGATTGTCACCGTGCTATGCAATTTGGTTTACGGCACGATGTTCACCAATTATTTCACCGGCCAGCAAGACCCGCCCGAGCGGCAAGCGGCCGACATCATGGACATCGTGCTCAACGGACTCTTGACCGGCCGGCAATCGAATCCTTTGCCGGCGTCGGCCAGCGAGGCTCGACATGAAGGTTGACGACAGCTCTCGCGGCGAAATCCCACAGGATACGGGGAGCGATAAAAATCGAGGCAGCGATATGAAAACGGATTTTGATATCGGCTCCATGCAGGCAGATACGGCTCGGGCATTGCCCAGCGCCCCAGCCGCCGCCGCCCCGAGCGCTGGAACGAATGGCAACGGCCGAGTGGTTGCCGACAGCGGCATGGAAACAACAGCCAAAAACACGGCCGAGAAGGCCGCGATCGCCGGCGCGACGGTCGTCGTCGATAGCCGGCTCGACGGTGTGAGCCCGCTGGCAGACGCGGCGCCTGCCGATCCGGCGGCCGCAGCGGCCGAAGCGCAGCAGCGCCCGTCGCGGCGGCGGATCGTGTTGATCTGCATAGGCCTCGCGGTGCTCGGCTTGGCGGCCTATTTCGCCGTGCCGGCCATCTACCGCTACTTTCGCTACGAATCGACCGACGACGCGTATATCAATGGCCATGTGACCTACATCAGCCCGCGGATTGCCGGGCGTGTCACCGCGGTGCTGGTCGAAAACAATCAGTATGTCGAGGCGGGGCAGGCGCTGGTGCGAATCGATTCAAAGCCGTTCGAGCTTACGGTCGAGCAGAAGCAAGCCGCTCTGGCGCAGGCCAAGCAGGCGGTCGACCAGCAGATCGCGGCGCTCGATGTGGCGACGGCTCAGGGGCAGCAGGCCCGCGATGCGGCCCGCGGCCAACTCGCAGCCGTGTATGCCGATTGGTATATGCTGCAAACCGTGCAAACGCTGATCGGCTATGAAGTGGCCGCCCTAAAATCAGGCGTCGCAAATTGGAAATTGCAGCAAGCCAATCTGCAGTTGGCGCAAGCAAATTTGAAGCGTGGCCAGGAACTTGTCCCCTCGGGAGCAATGAGCCGCGAGGAATTCGACGCCCGCGAGGCGGCCGAAAAAGTTGCCAAGCAGCAGGTCGATGCGGCATTTCAGGCCGTGCAACAGGCCCGGGCACTGTTGGGTTTGCCGATCAGCACCGGGCCGAACGGCACGCCCGACACCAGCGTGCCGAGCGATATCGACGAAACATTTCCCGGCGTCAAATTCGTCGTCGCCAGCGCCGAGCAATCGCTTGCGCAGCTCGGATTGCCGATCGACCCGACTTCGGCAAAGGCCGACAAGATTGTCGACAAGATCAGCTCGCTCGTGGCTTCGGAATTCATCAACCACGTGCCGGCGGTCGAGGTGGCCGAGGCGCAGTTGCGGCAAGCGCGGGCGGCCCTTGGCGGCGAATCGTTCGATCGAGTTCATCCGTACAATCAGCCGAGCGTCGTGCGGGCTCAGAAGGATTTGGATCAGGCCGAATTGAATTTGAGCTACACGGAACTACGAGCGCCGATCGCCGGTTTCGTCAACGGGCGAGCGGTTAATCCGGGCAACGACGTGCAAGTGGCCCAATCGCTGATGTCGGTCTACCCGCTCCGCGACGTTTGGGTCGATGCGAATTTCAAGGAAGGGCAGCTCGATCGGTTGCGGATCGGTCAGTCGGTCGATCTTTACATCGATGCCTATCCGGGGCATGTGTTTCCCGGGCGGGTGGCCGGTTTTAGCGCCGGCACCGGGGCGGCGTTGTCGCTATTGCCGCCGGAAAATGCGACCGGCAATTTCGTCAAAGTGGTGCAGCGATTGCCGGTGCGAATCGAGCTGACGGGGCCGGCGCCGGAAGACACGCCCCTGTTTATCGGACTTTCGGTGGAACCGGAAGTCGATTTGTCGACCGAACCGCGCGGCCCAGACGCCGGCCGCCGCCTGCTCGGGCCGATAACGCAATCGAGCAAGTAAGTTCGCCGTCTCGCCCCTTAGCCCGCAGCGCCAGCAAGGAACGCAGGGCCATTTTGGCGCTCTCCCTCGCTAACGCCTCGGGCTGGTATATCCGCAGACAAAACGAACACTAGCCCGAAGCGTTAGCGAGGGACGCGAAGCCAGACGCCGCAGTGGCCGTGAACCGGATACGAGTTAAAACAGCACATGTCCACGCTCACGATCAACGGTCCGCGATTGCTTCCGGCCGGCCGGCCGAGCCTGCTGGCGAACCATTGGGTCATCGCGCTGACGGTGACGATGGCGACGTTCATGGAAGTGCTCGACACGAGCATCGCCAACGTGTCGCTGCCTCACATTGCCGGCAATCTCTCCGTCTCCACGAACGAAAGCACATGGGTGCTCACCAGCTATCTGGTCGCGAACGCGATCGTGCTGCCGCTCTCGGGCTGGCTTTCGGCGATTCTCGGCCGCAAGCGGTTCTACATGATCTGCGTGTTGATGTTCACGATCAGTTCGATGCTTTGCGGACTGGCGTCGGGGTTGGGGCAATTGATTTTCTTCCGCGTGCTGCAAGGCATGGGGGGCGGCGGGCTGCAGCCATCGGAACAGGCGATCCTGGTCGACACGTTTCCACCACAAAAACGCGGCATGGCAATGGCCGTGTATGGCATGGCGATCCTGGTCGCCCCCGTGCTCGGGCCGACGCTGGGCGGCTGGATCACCGACAATTATTCCTGGCGCTGGATTTTCTTCATCAACGCGCCGGTCGGCTGCGCATCGCTGCTGTTGAGCAGCATCGTGTTGCGCGATCCGCCGCACTTGATCGAAAAACGGGCCGAGCTGCGCAAGAAAAAATTCCAGGTCGACTACATCGGCTTGAGCCTGATCGCGCTCGGATTGGGCACCCTCGAAATCGTGCTCGACAAGGGGCAGGATGCCGATTGGTTCGGATCGCGGATGATCGTCTGTCTGAGCGTCGTGGCCGTGGTGTCGCTAGTCGCGGCAGTGGTTTGGGAATTGAAACACCCGCAGCCGATCGTGAATTTGCGATTGCTGAAAGAGCGAAACTTTCGCTTTTGCGCGCTGGTGCTGTTCTTTGCGTTTGGCGTTCTCTACGGCAGCACCGTGCTGTTGCCGGAATTGATGCAGCTTCTAATGGGCTATTCG belongs to Pirellulales bacterium and includes:
- a CDS encoding TetR/AcrR family transcriptional regulator, giving the protein MSATAKKGPGRPKDAQLPERRREEILDAAATLFAQHGYRNTDMEYVAQALSIAKGTIYRYFASKEELFLAAADRGMRRAGDFVDASIVADADPLERMAHAVRAYLTFFRNHPQFVELLIQERAEFRDRPQQTYFAYRDRRMAPWREVFRGLIAQGRIRQLPPEQIVTVLCNLVYGTMFTNYFTGQQDPPERQAADIMDIVLNGLLTGRQSNPLPASASEARHEG
- a CDS encoding carbonic anhydrase, with product MSILHEILNYNGQFVARREYEPFRTDKFPDKRLVVLTCMDTRLIELLPRAMNLHNGDVNVIKNAGAIVSHPFGSVMRSLLVAVYELKATEVAVVGHYGCGMTGLSCTKVLQKAIERGASPEMLQTLEHAGIDLKTWLTGFDAPEDGVRRSVTIIRQHPLLPKDVLVHGLMICPETGRLDVLSDGLAANAGTS
- a CDS encoding HlyD family secretion protein; protein product: MKTDFDIGSMQADTARALPSAPAAAAPSAGTNGNGRVVADSGMETTAKNTAEKAAIAGATVVVDSRLDGVSPLADAAPADPAAAAAEAQQRPSRRRIVLICIGLAVLGLAAYFAVPAIYRYFRYESTDDAYINGHVTYISPRIAGRVTAVLVENNQYVEAGQALVRIDSKPFELTVEQKQAALAQAKQAVDQQIAALDVATAQGQQARDAARGQLAAVYADWYMLQTVQTLIGYEVAALKSGVANWKLQQANLQLAQANLKRGQELVPSGAMSREEFDAREAAEKVAKQQVDAAFQAVQQARALLGLPISTGPNGTPDTSVPSDIDETFPGVKFVVASAEQSLAQLGLPIDPTSAKADKIVDKISSLVASEFINHVPAVEVAEAQLRQARAALGGESFDRVHPYNQPSVVRAQKDLDQAELNLSYTELRAPIAGFVNGRAVNPGNDVQVAQSLMSVYPLRDVWVDANFKEGQLDRLRIGQSVDLYIDAYPGHVFPGRVAGFSAGTGAALSLLPPENATGNFVKVVQRLPVRIELTGPAPEDTPLFIGLSVEPEVDLSTEPRGPDAGRRLLGPITQSSK
- a CDS encoding DHA2 family efflux MFS transporter permease subunit — protein: MSTLTINGPRLLPAGRPSLLANHWVIALTVTMATFMEVLDTSIANVSLPHIAGNLSVSTNESTWVLTSYLVANAIVLPLSGWLSAILGRKRFYMICVLMFTISSMLCGLASGLGQLIFFRVLQGMGGGGLQPSEQAILVDTFPPQKRGMAMAVYGMAILVAPVLGPTLGGWITDNYSWRWIFFINAPVGCASLLLSSIVLRDPPHLIEKRAELRKKKFQVDYIGLSLIALGLGTLEIVLDKGQDADWFGSRMIVCLSVVAVVSLVAAVVWELKHPQPIVNLRLLKERNFRFCALVLFFAFGVLYGSTVLLPELMQLLMGYSATMAGLVMSPAGLFTMLEMPLIGFLLGRRVDARWLIMSGLAIVGFAAYWMSTLNLEVGPYQLIVPRIVQTLGAGMLWVPGNTAAYMYIPRDQTSNASGLFNLIRNEGSSIGVSVVTTLLVRNSQAHQTFLAAHVNRLNPTATAALHHATATVLARTGDPVLSQKMGLAMIYSEVQRQAMALSYFDMFRLFSLASFIVIPLVLLMKRSVAEKGATAAH